The Suncus etruscus isolate mSunEtr1 chromosome 7, mSunEtr1.pri.cur, whole genome shotgun sequence genome includes a window with the following:
- the CCRL2 gene encoding C-C chemokine receptor-like 2, protein MANYTAAPDEDYDVLIEDELDNIPGPPCQKYNASILLAQLAPLLYFSVFVVGILGNIMVMLVLMKYKGLRHVENIYFLNVAISNVCFLLALPFWAYTANHGGLLSNSVCIVVVGLYSLGLYGQALGNTLLTVQRYLVVFNMRCSKAARMRLCSIIINAVAWIIIILLTLPEFLYYRPHREGQENLCSFNKPEFLPAEGPFWKHFLTLKMNILGFLFPLFTFVFCYVRLRKTLRYKDRRSDLFKLVFAIMVVFLLMWGPYNIALFLSTFRENFSLSDCKRAYNLDKGVQVTKIMAAIHSCINPFLYVILDKAFRTHLCHLWTASPHQSRPESAQDTSLGEVNCTSHV, encoded by the coding sequence ATGGCTAACTACACGGCAGCACCAGACGAAGACTATGATGTGCTCATAGAGGATGAACTGGATAACATCCCAGGGCCTCCCTGCCAGAAGTATAACGCCAGCATCCTCTTGGCCCAGCTGGCCCCACTACTCTATTTCTCAGTGTTCGTGGTGGGCATCCTGGGAAACATAATGGTGATGCTTGTCCTAATGAAGTACAAAGGACTTAGGCATGTGGAAAACATCTATTTCCTCAATGTGGCCATTTCTAATGTTTGCTTCTTGCTGGCTCTGCCATTCTGGGCTTACACAGCCAACCATGGGGGACTTCTCAGCAACTCCGTGTGTATAGTTGTTGTAGGCCTCTACTCCTTGGGACTATATGGCCAGGCTCTTGGAAACACTCTTCTGACTGTGCAGAGGTACCTGGTGGTTTTCAACATGAGATGTTCCAAGGCTGCCAGGATGAGGCTCTGCAGTATCATCATCAACGCTGTGGCCTGGATCATTATCATTCTGCTCACTTTGCCTGAATTTCTATATTATAGGCCTCACAGGGAAGGCCAGGAAAATCTATGCTCCTTTAACAAGCCTGAGTTTCTGCCTGCAGAGGGGCCATTCTGGAAgcattttctaactttaaaaatGAACATCTTGGGATTTCTTTTTCCACTTTTTACTTTTGTGTTTTGCTATGTACGCTTGAGAAAAACATTAAGGTACAAGGATAGAAGGTCTGACCTATTCAAGCTTGTCTTTGCCATAATGGTTGTTTTCCTCTTGATGTGGGGGCCCTATAATATTGCACTTTTCCTGTCTACGTTCAGAGAGAACTTTTCTCTCAGTGACTGCAAGAGAGCCTACAACTTGGATAAGGGTGTTCAGGTAACAAAAATTATGGCCGCCATCCATAGCTGCATCAATCCGTTCCTCTATGTGATTCTTGACAAGGCCTTTAGGACACACCTCTGCCATCTGTGGACAGCCAGTCCACATCAGTCACGTCCAGAATCTGCACAAGACACCTCACTAGGAGAAGTCAACTGTACCTCTcatgtttaa